The following are encoded together in the Equus quagga isolate Etosha38 chromosome 15, UCLA_HA_Equagga_1.0, whole genome shotgun sequence genome:
- the LOC124226017 gene encoding HLA class II histocompatibility antigen, DO alpha chain, with protein MVFSGGLVLGLHTLMTLLSPQEAEAIKADHMASYGPAFYQSYGASGQFSHEFDGEQLFSVELKKREAAWRLPEFGDLTRFDPQNGLASIAMIRVHLDVLVERSNRTRAINVPPRVTILPKSRVELGQPNVLICIVENIFPPVINITWLRNGQTITEGVAQTSFYSQPDHMFRKFHYLTFIPSADDFYDCKVEHWGLAEPLLRHWEPQVPILPPDITETLICVLGLAIGLVSFLVGTILLIISTCLSGAPRRRGPGRLGKESR; from the exons ATGGTCTTCAGTGGGGGGCTGGTCCTGGGACTTCACACCTTGATGACCCTCCTGAGCCCCCAGGAAGCTGAGGCCATCAAGG CCGACCACATGGCCTCCTATGGACCAGCCTTCTACCAGTCCTATGGCGCCTCGGGTCAGTTCTCCCATGAGTTTGATGGGGAGCAGCTGTTCTCTGTGGAGCTGAAGAAGAGGGAGGCTGCCTGGCGTCTGCCTGAGTTTGGCGACCTCACCCGCTTTGACCCGCAGAATGGCCTGGCCAGCATCGCGATGATCAGAGTCCATCTGGACGTATTGGTGGAACGCTCCAACCGCACCAGAGCCATCAACG TGCCTCCAAGAGTGACCATACTCCCCAAGTCTCGAGTGGAGCTGGGCCAGCCCAACGTCCTCATCTGCATTGTGGAAAACATCTTCCCCCCTGTGATCAACATCACCTGGCTGCGTAATGGTCAAACAATCACCGAGGGGGTGGCCCAGACCAGCTTCTATTCCCAGCCTGACCACATGTTCCGCAAGTTCCACTACCTGACCTTCATTCCCTCAGCTGATGACTTCTATGACTGCAAGGTGGAGCACTGGGGCCTGGCAGAGCCGCTCCTCAGGCACTGGG AGCCTCAGGTGCCTATCCTGCCGCCAGACATCACAGAGACTCTGATCTGTGTCCTTGGCCTGGCCATTGGCCTGGTGAGCTTCCTCGTGGGCACCATCCTCCTCATCATAAGCACATGCTTGTCCGGTGCCCCCAGGCGCAGAGGCCCTGGGCGTCTGGGGAAGGAAAGTAG GTAA